Proteins co-encoded in one Immundisolibacter sp. genomic window:
- a CDS encoding DUF1329 domain-containing protein, with amino-acid sequence MELTATRRWFAVLGYVALYSFAMASLSVRANDLQEGAEISAGNWEQMKSQTFEGKTIESMVSDKIQMMVREYGLKITLKHSEPMTYGNAIMDATARYSGQVKYDPQTRKVSGYVAGIPFPDYKAIEAAPPEQAGDMLIYNWFYAGVADGDYTGCYGPYATLQIDPAKGIERIQGASATVFRTMGRTSGGPTQVGDDPNVRKLQVIVFDSPYDIAGLGIYRVVYDDGRVDDLYAYVKSVRRVRRLSGGSWMDTLAGTDILNDDTYSFTGHPIWYPRIELKEKRWVLWPVHSQPIKTHDLDEVLDYKNPPYWNFINNAWEPRQVYVIEVTTPDGHPYGKKITYMDAELPAALWTEAYTRSGEFWRIIYSTYGPEPPKPGEGGPALYQLYNFGAWDVRYAHGNYMDCGQWDSNLQLQVKDISPRLLIDAANGKRIGQKTQFGKGP; translated from the coding sequence ATGGAATTGACCGCAACTAGACGTTGGTTCGCTGTGCTGGGTTATGTGGCGCTGTATTCGTTTGCAATGGCGTCTCTGTCAGTGCGTGCGAACGATCTTCAAGAAGGTGCAGAGATCAGCGCAGGCAATTGGGAGCAAATGAAATCCCAGACTTTCGAGGGTAAGACCATCGAAAGCATGGTGTCCGACAAGATTCAGATGATGGTGCGCGAGTACGGACTTAAGATCACACTCAAGCACTCTGAGCCGATGACTTATGGCAATGCCATTATGGACGCCACGGCACGGTATTCGGGCCAAGTGAAGTACGACCCACAGACACGCAAGGTCTCCGGTTACGTTGCCGGAATTCCCTTCCCGGACTATAAAGCGATCGAGGCCGCTCCGCCAGAACAGGCGGGCGACATGCTCATCTATAACTGGTTCTACGCGGGTGTAGCCGATGGGGATTACACCGGTTGTTATGGCCCTTATGCCACCTTGCAAATCGACCCCGCCAAAGGCATAGAGCGTATCCAGGGCGCATCAGCCACCGTGTTCCGCACCATGGGCAGGACCAGCGGCGGACCCACACAGGTGGGCGACGACCCGAATGTGCGTAAGCTGCAGGTAATCGTATTCGATAGCCCCTACGATATCGCGGGTCTGGGCATCTACCGTGTTGTTTATGACGATGGACGGGTGGACGATTTGTACGCCTACGTCAAAAGCGTAAGGCGGGTTCGGCGTCTATCTGGTGGGTCATGGATGGACACGCTCGCGGGGACCGATATTCTCAACGATGATACCTATTCCTTCACCGGCCATCCTATCTGGTACCCGCGCATTGAACTCAAGGAAAAACGCTGGGTGCTGTGGCCGGTACATAGCCAACCCATTAAGACCCATGACCTCGATGAGGTGCTGGATTATAAGAATCCGCCGTACTGGAATTTCATAAACAATGCGTGGGAGCCGCGGCAAGTTTACGTCATCGAGGTAACAACGCCTGATGGCCACCCTTACGGCAAGAAGATCACCTATATGGACGCCGAACTGCCAGCGGCGCTTTGGACCGAGGCATACACGCGGTCAGGCGAGTTCTGGCGCATCATTTATTCTACTTACGGGCCGGAACCACCCAAGCCGGGCGAGGGCGGACCGGCGCTCTATCAGCTCTACAATTTCGGCGCCTGGGATGTCCGCTATGCGCATGGCAATTACATGGACTGCGGTCAGTGGGATTCCAATTTGCAGCTACAGGTTAAAGACATCAGTCCACGCCTGTTGATTGACGCTGCCAATGGTAAACGGATAGGCCAGAAAACCCAGTTTGGCAAGGGCCCCTGA